From the genome of Candidatus Eisenbacteria bacterium, one region includes:
- a CDS encoding HIT family protein gives MAETIFTKILSGEIPCHKVYEDDLVLAFLDIFPLGEGHTLVIPKEPAETLDRLSDESAAAIGRVLPRIARAVMAETGVSAYNVLQNNLAEAHQEVPHVHFHIIPKPSAEKGLGIGWPKGKLDHGKGADLAKRIAKRLEGR, from the coding sequence ATGGCGGAGACGATCTTCACCAAGATCCTGAGCGGTGAGATCCCCTGTCACAAAGTGTACGAGGACGATCTCGTGCTCGCCTTCCTCGACATCTTTCCGCTCGGCGAAGGGCACACTCTGGTCATCCCCAAGGAGCCGGCGGAAACCTTGGATCGCCTCTCCGACGAATCGGCCGCCGCGATCGGCCGCGTCCTTCCGCGGATCGCGCGCGCCGTAATGGCCGAGACCGGCGTTTCCGCTTACAACGTGCTGCAGAACAACCTCGCGGAAGCGCACCAGGAAGTGCCGCACGTGCACTTCCACATCATCCCCAAGCCGTCGGCGGAAAAGGGTCTCGGTATCGGTTGGCCGAAGGGGAAGCTGGACCACGGGAAGGGGGCGGACCTCGCGAAGCGGATCGCGAAGCGCTTGGAAGGGAGATAG
- the rpmG gene encoding 50S ribosomal protein L33: MAKKSKGVRIMITLECTEARKEGKPPSRYTTFKNKQKTPSRLELKKYNPFLQRHTVHKEIR; encoded by the coding sequence ATGGCGAAGAAGAGCAAAGGGGTGCGCATCATGATCACCCTGGAGTGTACCGAGGCGCGCAAGGAGGGGAAGCCCCCGTCTCGCTACACCACATTCAAGAACAAGCAGAAGACGCCCAGCCGTTTGGAGCTGAAGAAGTACAACCCCTTCTTGCAGCGGCACACGGTCCACAAAGAGATCCGATAA